In Phacochoerus africanus isolate WHEZ1 chromosome 14, ROS_Pafr_v1, whole genome shotgun sequence, one genomic interval encodes:
- the MLX gene encoding max-like protein X isoform X1: MTEPGASPEDPWVKASPAGAHAGEGRAGRARARRGSGRRGDSLQSLALPPLSGPRGCREDSSHPACAKVEYAYSDNSLDPGIFVESTRKGSVVSRANSIGSTSASSVPNTDDEDSDYHQESYKESYKDRRRRAHTQAEQKRRDAIKRGYDDLQTIVPTCQQQDFSIGSQKLSKAIVLQKTIDYIQFLHKEKKKQEEEVSTLRKDVMALKIMKVNYEQIVKAHQDNPHEGEDQVSDQVKFNVFQGIMDSLFQSFNASISVASFQELSACVFSWIEEHCKPQTLREIVIGVLHQLKNQLY, translated from the exons ATGACGGAGCCGGGCGCCTCTCCCGAGGACCCCTGGGTCAAGGCAAGCCCCGCGGGCGCGCACGCCGGCGAGGGGAGGGCGGGGCGGGCTCGGGCACGTAGGGGGTCCGGAAGACGAGGGGACTCCCTGCAGTCCCTAGCGCTCCCCCCGCTCTCCGGGCCCCGGGGCTGCAGAGAAGACAGCTCGCACCCCGCGTGTGCCAAG GTGGAGTATGCCTACAGCGACAACAGCCTCGACCCCG GGATTTTTGTAGAAAGCACTCGCAAGGGGAGTGTAGTGTCCAGAGCTAATAGCATCGGTTCCACCAGTGCCTCTTCTGTCCCCAACACAG ATGACGAGGACAGCGATTACCACCAGGAATCCTACAAGGAGTCCTACAAGGACCGGCGGCGGCGCGCGCACACTCAGGCGGAGCAGAAGAGGAGGGATGCCATCAAG AGAGGCTATGACGACCTGCAGACCATCGTCCCCACCTGCCAGCAGCAGGACTTCTCCATTGGCTCCCAGAAGCTCAGCAAGGCCATCGTTCTGCAGAAGA ccatTGACTACATCCAGTTTTtgcacaaagagaagaaaaagcaggaggaggaggtgtcCACGCTGCGCAAGGACGTCATGGCCCTAAAGATCATGAAAGT GAACTATGAGCAGATAGTGAAGGCACACCAGGACAACCCCCATGAGGGGGAGGACCAGGTCTCTGACCAGGTCAAGTTCAACGTGTTTCAAGGCATCATGGACTCCCTCTTCCAGTCCTTCAACGCCTCCATCTCCGTGGCCAGCTTCCAGGAGCTGTCGGCCTGCGTCTTCAGCTGGATTGAGGAGCACTGTAAGCCTCAG ACCCTACGGGAGATTGTGATTGGTGTCCTGCACCAATTGAAGAACCAGCTTTACTGA
- the MLX gene encoding max-like protein X isoform X3 has product MTEPGASPEDPWVKVEYAYSDNSLDPDDEDSDYHQESYKESYKDRRRRAHTQAEQKRRDAIKRGYDDLQTIVPTCQQQDFSIGSQKLSKAIVLQKTIDYIQFLHKEKKKQEEEVSTLRKDVMALKIMKVNYEQIVKAHQDNPHEGEDQVSDQVKFNVFQGIMDSLFQSFNASISVASFQELSACVFSWIEEHCKPQTLREIVIGVLHQLKNQLY; this is encoded by the exons ATGACGGAGCCGGGCGCCTCTCCCGAGGACCCCTGGGTCAAG GTGGAGTATGCCTACAGCGACAACAGCCTCGACCCCG ATGACGAGGACAGCGATTACCACCAGGAATCCTACAAGGAGTCCTACAAGGACCGGCGGCGGCGCGCGCACACTCAGGCGGAGCAGAAGAGGAGGGATGCCATCAAG AGAGGCTATGACGACCTGCAGACCATCGTCCCCACCTGCCAGCAGCAGGACTTCTCCATTGGCTCCCAGAAGCTCAGCAAGGCCATCGTTCTGCAGAAGA ccatTGACTACATCCAGTTTTtgcacaaagagaagaaaaagcaggaggaggaggtgtcCACGCTGCGCAAGGACGTCATGGCCCTAAAGATCATGAAAGT GAACTATGAGCAGATAGTGAAGGCACACCAGGACAACCCCCATGAGGGGGAGGACCAGGTCTCTGACCAGGTCAAGTTCAACGTGTTTCAAGGCATCATGGACTCCCTCTTCCAGTCCTTCAACGCCTCCATCTCCGTGGCCAGCTTCCAGGAGCTGTCGGCCTGCGTCTTCAGCTGGATTGAGGAGCACTGTAAGCCTCAG ACCCTACGGGAGATTGTGATTGGTGTCCTGCACCAATTGAAGAACCAGCTTTACTGA
- the MLX gene encoding max-like protein X isoform X2 produces MTEPGASPEDPWVKVEYAYSDNSLDPGIFVESTRKGSVVSRANSIGSTSASSVPNTDDEDSDYHQESYKESYKDRRRRAHTQAEQKRRDAIKRGYDDLQTIVPTCQQQDFSIGSQKLSKAIVLQKTIDYIQFLHKEKKKQEEEVSTLRKDVMALKIMKVNYEQIVKAHQDNPHEGEDQVSDQVKFNVFQGIMDSLFQSFNASISVASFQELSACVFSWIEEHCKPQTLREIVIGVLHQLKNQLY; encoded by the exons ATGACGGAGCCGGGCGCCTCTCCCGAGGACCCCTGGGTCAAG GTGGAGTATGCCTACAGCGACAACAGCCTCGACCCCG GGATTTTTGTAGAAAGCACTCGCAAGGGGAGTGTAGTGTCCAGAGCTAATAGCATCGGTTCCACCAGTGCCTCTTCTGTCCCCAACACAG ATGACGAGGACAGCGATTACCACCAGGAATCCTACAAGGAGTCCTACAAGGACCGGCGGCGGCGCGCGCACACTCAGGCGGAGCAGAAGAGGAGGGATGCCATCAAG AGAGGCTATGACGACCTGCAGACCATCGTCCCCACCTGCCAGCAGCAGGACTTCTCCATTGGCTCCCAGAAGCTCAGCAAGGCCATCGTTCTGCAGAAGA ccatTGACTACATCCAGTTTTtgcacaaagagaagaaaaagcaggaggaggaggtgtcCACGCTGCGCAAGGACGTCATGGCCCTAAAGATCATGAAAGT GAACTATGAGCAGATAGTGAAGGCACACCAGGACAACCCCCATGAGGGGGAGGACCAGGTCTCTGACCAGGTCAAGTTCAACGTGTTTCAAGGCATCATGGACTCCCTCTTCCAGTCCTTCAACGCCTCCATCTCCGTGGCCAGCTTCCAGGAGCTGTCGGCCTGCGTCTTCAGCTGGATTGAGGAGCACTGTAAGCCTCAG ACCCTACGGGAGATTGTGATTGGTGTCCTGCACCAATTGAAGAACCAGCTTTACTGA
- the COASY gene encoding bifunctional coenzyme A synthase isoform X1, with translation MAVFRSGLLVLTTPLASVVPRLAPILTSAARLVNHTLYVHLQPGMNLGGPAQPQSSPVQATFEVIDFITHLYAGADLHRHLDVRILLTNIRTKSFVPPLPSSVQNLAHPPEVVLTDFQTLDGSQYNPVKQQLERYATSCYSCCPQLSSVLLYPDYGPGMLPVQPLDVPLPSTIRPASPVARSAKQPVRGHQRGAVGGTFDRLHNAHKVLLSVACILAQEQLVVGVADKDLLKSKLLPELLQPYTERVEHLSEFLVDIKPSLSFDLIPLLDPYGPAGSDPSLEFLVVSEETYRGGMAVNRFRLENGLEELTLYQIQLLKDLNPKENEEDKVSSSSFRQQMLGNLLRPPHKRPELPPGCYVIGLTGISGSGKSSIAQRLKGLGAYVVDSDQLGHRAYAPGGPAYQPVVEAFGTDILHKDGTINRKVLGSRVFGNKKQLKILTDIVWPVIAKLAREEMDQAVAEGEWAGRWEEPGEQLSRLSPRSCPHPKSDHPLSLGLRFLGSLTGSKWQGAAGFLPTGKRVCVIDAAVLLEAGWQNMVHEVWTVVIPETEAVRRIVERDGLSEAAAQSRLQSQMSGQQLVDQSHVVLSTLWEPHVTQRQVEKAWALLQKRISEAPSDP, from the exons ATGGCTGTATTCCGATCGGGCCTCCTGGTGCTGACAACGCCGCTGGCCTCCGTGGTCCCTCGCCTGGCCCCCATCCTGACCTCGGCGGCCCGGCTTGTGAATCACACGCTCTATGTACACCTGCAGCCCGGCATGAACCTGGGGGGCCCGGCTCAGCCCCAGTCTAGCCCCGTGCAGGCCACGTTTGAAGTTATCGATTTCATCACGCACCTCTATGCTGGCGCCGATCTCCACAGGCACCTGGACGTCAGAATTTTGCTGACCAATATCCGAACCAAGAGCTTTGTCCCTCCCCTGCCTAGCTCGGTCCAGAACCTGGCCCACCCACCGGAAGTAGTGCTGACTGACTTCCAGACCCTGGATGGAAGCCAGTACAACCCGGTCAAGCAACAGCTAGAGCGTTATGCCACCAGCTGTTACAGCTGTTGTCCGCAGCTGTCTTCGGTGCTGCTATACCCCGATTATGGGCCCGGAATGCTGCCTGTGCAGCCCCTAGACGTCCCTTTACCCTCCACCATCAGGCCGGCCTCCCCCGTGGCCAGGTCTGCAAAGCAACCAGTGCGTGGCCACCAGCGAGGGGCTGTGGGTGGCACCTTTGACCGCCTACACAATGCCCACAAAGTGTTGCTCAGTGTGGCATGCATCCTAGCCCAGGAGCAGCTTGTGGTGGGAGTGGCAGACAAAGACCTGTTgaaga GCAAGTTGCTCCCTGAGCTGCTCCAACCCTACACAGAACGCGTGGAACATCTGAGTGAGTTCCTGGTGGACATCAAGCCCTCCTTGAGTTTTGATCTCATCCCCCTGCTGGACCCCTATGGGCCCGCTGGCTCTGACCCctctctggagttcctggtggtcAGCGAGGAGACCTATCGTGGGGGGATGGCCGTCAACCGCTTCCGCCTTGAGAAT GGCCTAGAGGAGCTCACCTTGTACCAGATCCAGCTGCTGAAGGACCTAAACcccaaggaaaatgaagaggacAAAGTCAGCTCCTCCAGCTTCCGCCAACAAATGCTGGGAAACCTGCTCCGGCCTCCACAT AAGAGGCCAGAGCTCCCCCCAGGTTGCTACGTGATCGGGCTGACAGGCATCAGTGGCTCCGGAAAGAGCTCAATAGCTCAGCGGCTGAAGGGCCTGGGGGCGTATGTCGTCGACAGTGACCAGCTGGGCCACCGGGCCTATGCCCCGGGCGGCCCTGCCTACCAGCCAGTTGTGGAAGCCTTTGGAACAG ATATTCTCCATAAAGACGGCACCATCAACAGGAAGGTCCTAGGCAGCCGGGTGTTTGGGAACAAG AAGCAGCTGAAGATACTCACGGACATTGTGTGGCCAGTTATCGCAAAGCTGGCCAGAGAGGAGATGGATCAGGCTGTGGCCGAGGGTGAGTGGGCAGGGCGGTGGGAGGAGCCCGGGGAACAGCTAAGCAGACTCTCCCCTaggagctgcccccaccccaaatcagACCACCCGCTTTCCCTGGGACTGCGTTTCCTTGGTTCTCTGACTGGGAGCAAGTGGCAGGGTGCTGCTGGCTTTCTCCCCACAGGAAAGCGTGTGTGCGTGATCGATGCTGCCGTGCTGCTTGAAGCCGGCTGGCAGAACATGGTGCACGAGGTGTGGACTGTTGTCATCCCCGAGACTGAG GCTGTACGACGCATCGTGGAGAGGGATGGCCTGAGCGAGGCTGCAGCTCAAAGCCGGCTGCAGAGCCAGATGAGTGGGCAGCAGCTTGTGGACCAGAGCCATGTGGTGCTCAGTACCTTGTGGGAGCCACATGTCACCCAGCGCCAG GTGGAGAAAGCCTGGGCCCTCCTGCAGAAGCGCATCTCTGAGGCTCCGTCAGACCCATGA
- the COASY gene encoding bifunctional coenzyme A synthase isoform X2, with protein sequence MAVFRSGLLVLTTPLASVVPRLAPILTSAARLVNHTLYVHLQPGMNLGGPAQPQSSPVQATFEVIDFITHLYAGADLHRHLDVRILLTNIRTKSFVPPLPSSVQNLAHPPEVVLTDFQTLDGSQYNPVKQQLERYATSCYSCCPQLSSVLLYPDYGPGMLPVQPLDVPLPSTIRPASPVARSAKQPVRGHQRGAVGGTFDRLHNAHKVLLSVACILAQEQLVVGVADKDLLKSKLLPELLQPYTERVEHLSEFLVDIKPSLSFDLIPLLDPYGPAGSDPSLEFLVVSEETYRGGMAVNRFRLENGLEELTLYQIQLLKDLNPKENEEDKVSSSSFRQQMLGNLLRPPHRPELPPGCYVIGLTGISGSGKSSIAQRLKGLGAYVVDSDQLGHRAYAPGGPAYQPVVEAFGTDILHKDGTINRKVLGSRVFGNKKQLKILTDIVWPVIAKLAREEMDQAVAEGEWAGRWEEPGEQLSRLSPRSCPHPKSDHPLSLGLRFLGSLTGSKWQGAAGFLPTGKRVCVIDAAVLLEAGWQNMVHEVWTVVIPETEAVRRIVERDGLSEAAAQSRLQSQMSGQQLVDQSHVVLSTLWEPHVTQRQVEKAWALLQKRISEAPSDP encoded by the exons ATGGCTGTATTCCGATCGGGCCTCCTGGTGCTGACAACGCCGCTGGCCTCCGTGGTCCCTCGCCTGGCCCCCATCCTGACCTCGGCGGCCCGGCTTGTGAATCACACGCTCTATGTACACCTGCAGCCCGGCATGAACCTGGGGGGCCCGGCTCAGCCCCAGTCTAGCCCCGTGCAGGCCACGTTTGAAGTTATCGATTTCATCACGCACCTCTATGCTGGCGCCGATCTCCACAGGCACCTGGACGTCAGAATTTTGCTGACCAATATCCGAACCAAGAGCTTTGTCCCTCCCCTGCCTAGCTCGGTCCAGAACCTGGCCCACCCACCGGAAGTAGTGCTGACTGACTTCCAGACCCTGGATGGAAGCCAGTACAACCCGGTCAAGCAACAGCTAGAGCGTTATGCCACCAGCTGTTACAGCTGTTGTCCGCAGCTGTCTTCGGTGCTGCTATACCCCGATTATGGGCCCGGAATGCTGCCTGTGCAGCCCCTAGACGTCCCTTTACCCTCCACCATCAGGCCGGCCTCCCCCGTGGCCAGGTCTGCAAAGCAACCAGTGCGTGGCCACCAGCGAGGGGCTGTGGGTGGCACCTTTGACCGCCTACACAATGCCCACAAAGTGTTGCTCAGTGTGGCATGCATCCTAGCCCAGGAGCAGCTTGTGGTGGGAGTGGCAGACAAAGACCTGTTgaaga GCAAGTTGCTCCCTGAGCTGCTCCAACCCTACACAGAACGCGTGGAACATCTGAGTGAGTTCCTGGTGGACATCAAGCCCTCCTTGAGTTTTGATCTCATCCCCCTGCTGGACCCCTATGGGCCCGCTGGCTCTGACCCctctctggagttcctggtggtcAGCGAGGAGACCTATCGTGGGGGGATGGCCGTCAACCGCTTCCGCCTTGAGAAT GGCCTAGAGGAGCTCACCTTGTACCAGATCCAGCTGCTGAAGGACCTAAACcccaaggaaaatgaagaggacAAAGTCAGCTCCTCCAGCTTCCGCCAACAAATGCTGGGAAACCTGCTCCGGCCTCCACAT AGGCCAGAGCTCCCCCCAGGTTGCTACGTGATCGGGCTGACAGGCATCAGTGGCTCCGGAAAGAGCTCAATAGCTCAGCGGCTGAAGGGCCTGGGGGCGTATGTCGTCGACAGTGACCAGCTGGGCCACCGGGCCTATGCCCCGGGCGGCCCTGCCTACCAGCCAGTTGTGGAAGCCTTTGGAACAG ATATTCTCCATAAAGACGGCACCATCAACAGGAAGGTCCTAGGCAGCCGGGTGTTTGGGAACAAG AAGCAGCTGAAGATACTCACGGACATTGTGTGGCCAGTTATCGCAAAGCTGGCCAGAGAGGAGATGGATCAGGCTGTGGCCGAGGGTGAGTGGGCAGGGCGGTGGGAGGAGCCCGGGGAACAGCTAAGCAGACTCTCCCCTaggagctgcccccaccccaaatcagACCACCCGCTTTCCCTGGGACTGCGTTTCCTTGGTTCTCTGACTGGGAGCAAGTGGCAGGGTGCTGCTGGCTTTCTCCCCACAGGAAAGCGTGTGTGCGTGATCGATGCTGCCGTGCTGCTTGAAGCCGGCTGGCAGAACATGGTGCACGAGGTGTGGACTGTTGTCATCCCCGAGACTGAG GCTGTACGACGCATCGTGGAGAGGGATGGCCTGAGCGAGGCTGCAGCTCAAAGCCGGCTGCAGAGCCAGATGAGTGGGCAGCAGCTTGTGGACCAGAGCCATGTGGTGCTCAGTACCTTGTGGGAGCCACATGTCACCCAGCGCCAG GTGGAGAAAGCCTGGGCCCTCCTGCAGAAGCGCATCTCTGAGGCTCCGTCAGACCCATGA
- the COASY gene encoding bifunctional coenzyme A synthase isoform X3 codes for MAVFRSGLLVLTTPLASVVPRLAPILTSAARLVNHTLYVHLQPGMNLGGPAQPQSSPVQATFEVIDFITHLYAGADLHRHLDVRILLTNIRTKSFVPPLPSSVQNLAHPPEVVLTDFQTLDGSQYNPVKQQLERYATSCYSCCPQLSSVLLYPDYGPGMLPVQPLDVPLPSTIRPASPVARSAKQPVRGHQRGAVGGTFDRLHNAHKVLLSVACILAQEQLVVGVADKDLLKSKLLPELLQPYTERVEHLSEFLVDIKPSLSFDLIPLLDPYGPAGSDPSLEFLVVSEETYRGGMAVNRFRLENGLEELTLYQIQLLKDLNPKENEEDKVSSSSFRQQMLGNLLRPPHKRPELPPGCYVIGLTGISGSGKSSIAQRLKGLGAYVVDSDQLGHRAYAPGGPAYQPVVEAFGTDILHKDGTINRKVLGSRVFGNKKQLKILTDIVWPVIAKLAREEMDQAVAEGKRVCVIDAAVLLEAGWQNMVHEVWTVVIPETEAVRRIVERDGLSEAAAQSRLQSQMSGQQLVDQSHVVLSTLWEPHVTQRQVEKAWALLQKRISEAPSDP; via the exons ATGGCTGTATTCCGATCGGGCCTCCTGGTGCTGACAACGCCGCTGGCCTCCGTGGTCCCTCGCCTGGCCCCCATCCTGACCTCGGCGGCCCGGCTTGTGAATCACACGCTCTATGTACACCTGCAGCCCGGCATGAACCTGGGGGGCCCGGCTCAGCCCCAGTCTAGCCCCGTGCAGGCCACGTTTGAAGTTATCGATTTCATCACGCACCTCTATGCTGGCGCCGATCTCCACAGGCACCTGGACGTCAGAATTTTGCTGACCAATATCCGAACCAAGAGCTTTGTCCCTCCCCTGCCTAGCTCGGTCCAGAACCTGGCCCACCCACCGGAAGTAGTGCTGACTGACTTCCAGACCCTGGATGGAAGCCAGTACAACCCGGTCAAGCAACAGCTAGAGCGTTATGCCACCAGCTGTTACAGCTGTTGTCCGCAGCTGTCTTCGGTGCTGCTATACCCCGATTATGGGCCCGGAATGCTGCCTGTGCAGCCCCTAGACGTCCCTTTACCCTCCACCATCAGGCCGGCCTCCCCCGTGGCCAGGTCTGCAAAGCAACCAGTGCGTGGCCACCAGCGAGGGGCTGTGGGTGGCACCTTTGACCGCCTACACAATGCCCACAAAGTGTTGCTCAGTGTGGCATGCATCCTAGCCCAGGAGCAGCTTGTGGTGGGAGTGGCAGACAAAGACCTGTTgaaga GCAAGTTGCTCCCTGAGCTGCTCCAACCCTACACAGAACGCGTGGAACATCTGAGTGAGTTCCTGGTGGACATCAAGCCCTCCTTGAGTTTTGATCTCATCCCCCTGCTGGACCCCTATGGGCCCGCTGGCTCTGACCCctctctggagttcctggtggtcAGCGAGGAGACCTATCGTGGGGGGATGGCCGTCAACCGCTTCCGCCTTGAGAAT GGCCTAGAGGAGCTCACCTTGTACCAGATCCAGCTGCTGAAGGACCTAAACcccaaggaaaatgaagaggacAAAGTCAGCTCCTCCAGCTTCCGCCAACAAATGCTGGGAAACCTGCTCCGGCCTCCACAT AAGAGGCCAGAGCTCCCCCCAGGTTGCTACGTGATCGGGCTGACAGGCATCAGTGGCTCCGGAAAGAGCTCAATAGCTCAGCGGCTGAAGGGCCTGGGGGCGTATGTCGTCGACAGTGACCAGCTGGGCCACCGGGCCTATGCCCCGGGCGGCCCTGCCTACCAGCCAGTTGTGGAAGCCTTTGGAACAG ATATTCTCCATAAAGACGGCACCATCAACAGGAAGGTCCTAGGCAGCCGGGTGTTTGGGAACAAG AAGCAGCTGAAGATACTCACGGACATTGTGTGGCCAGTTATCGCAAAGCTGGCCAGAGAGGAGATGGATCAGGCTGTGGCCGAGG GAAAGCGTGTGTGCGTGATCGATGCTGCCGTGCTGCTTGAAGCCGGCTGGCAGAACATGGTGCACGAGGTGTGGACTGTTGTCATCCCCGAGACTGAG GCTGTACGACGCATCGTGGAGAGGGATGGCCTGAGCGAGGCTGCAGCTCAAAGCCGGCTGCAGAGCCAGATGAGTGGGCAGCAGCTTGTGGACCAGAGCCATGTGGTGCTCAGTACCTTGTGGGAGCCACATGTCACCCAGCGCCAG GTGGAGAAAGCCTGGGCCCTCCTGCAGAAGCGCATCTCTGAGGCTCCGTCAGACCCATGA